A region from the Arvicola amphibius chromosome 12, mArvAmp1.2, whole genome shotgun sequence genome encodes:
- the Mrpl46 gene encoding LOW QUALITY PROTEIN: 39S ribosomal protein L46, mitochondrial (The sequence of the model RefSeq protein was modified relative to this genomic sequence to represent the inferred CDS: inserted 1 base in 1 codon; deleted 1 base in 1 codon; substituted 2 bases at 2 genomic stop codons), protein MAAPMGRTLLGVGXRLRRLDQSLGGXPAGLAACPLEAAPSGSRSPWRLLGALCLQRPPLITKPLTPLQQEMADLLQKVEIERSLYSDHELRALDEAKRLAKRKLTLYDDNQDEQGVTLAQDLEDAWEQAFLQFKPGARVTEADKKNDRTSLHRKLEQEPCPFRVREKLGDQDFWMLPQVEWQPGETLRGTAERILDKLSENNMEAKFLGNAPCGHYKFKLPKAMRTESDIGVKVFXFKALLLTGDFSQTGKKARHVWVSKEELGDYLQPKYLAQVRRFLLDV, encoded by the exons ATGGCGGCGCCCATGGGGCGTACTCTGCTAGGGGTGGGCTAGAGGCTGCGACGTCTCGACCAGTCTCTGGGCGGGTAGCCCGCGGGTCTAGCGGCCTGTCCGCTTGAGGCTGCGCCCTCAGGCAGCCGGTCTCCATGGCGCCTGTTGGGTGCCTTGTGTCTGCAGCGGCCACCGCTGATTACCAAGCCGCTCACCCCATTGCAGCAAGAGATGGCGGATCTACTACAGAAG GTGGAGATAGAGAGAAGCCTGTATTCAGACCACGAGCTTCGTGCTCTGGATGAAGCTAAGCGACTGGCAAAGAGAAAGCTGACCCTTTATGATGATAACCAAGACGAACAG GGCGTTACACTTGCGCAAGACTTAGAAGATGCGTGGGAGCAGGCATTCCTACAATTCAAACCTGGAGCTCGAGTGACAG aagctgataaaaaaaatgacCGAACCTCGTTGCATCGGAAGCTTGAACAGGAACCTTGTCCTtttagagtcagagagaagcttgGGGATCAGGATTTTTGGATGCTCCCTCAAGTAGAGTGGCAACCTGGGGAGACCCTTCGAGGGACAGCTGAACGAATCCTGGACAAACTATCAG aaaacaacatGGAAGCCAAGTTCCTAGGAAATGCCCCTTGTGGCCACTACAAGTTCAAACTCCCCAAGGCAATGCGGACAGAGAGTGACATTGGGGTCAAAGTCT TCTTCAAAGCTCTTCTGCTCACAGGAGACTTCTCACAGACTGGGAAGAAGGCCCGCCATGTGTGGGTCAGTAAGGAAGAGCTGGGTGACTATCTGCAGCCCAAGTACCTGGCTCAGGTCAGGAGATTCCTTCTTGACGTTTGA